From the genome of Salmonella enterica subsp. houtenae serovar Houten:
GCGGTCGTACACTCCGCGCTTTTGCCCGGATTCGCCGCTGAACAGTCATCAGCGTTTTGATACAGCGATACGGTTTCATCGCTTTTTTCACAGCCAGCCAGCATAAAAACAGCCGTAACCGCCAGGGCGACCGGCGTTAAATGCCGCGCGCTCCAGCTTTTGCGAAACGATGCGTGATGGATGGATTTTGTCCGTTTCATATTTGTCTTCCAGGACCCAGTGGTAAATACAACATGCGTTCAGAATAGAGGATGACTGGTCGAAATTGAAGCGAGAAAAGGCGAGAATGCGGCGGAATAGCAGGATCTTTACGTTGTCTTACGTTCAGGCGCGGCTTCATGACAGGTAGCGCCGCGCTTACCCGGCCTACAAGGGCATAGGCCTGATAAGCGCAGCGCCAGCGAATAACTTATCAATGCCGGAATGGATTGCCGTTATTGCTGTTGGCGCGGGCGGCGGTCGGCTGTACTGCCGGCGCCGCGCTATGGGCATTATAACCGTCTGCGGCGGCATCCTGCTCTGGCGTTTCCGGCGCTACGCTTTCCGGCGACGTCGGGATAGGTTTACCCAACGTACTGTTAAGCGCGAGCAGATCCTGCTCGTTCAGCGTACCGAGCGCATATTTGATATTTAACTGATTAATCAAGTAGGTATAACGCGCGTTGGCCAGTTGCTGCTTGGCCTCATACAGCGTGGTCGTCGCATCCAACACGTCGACAATGGTACGTGTTCCGACGGAGTAACCAGCTTCCATCGCATCCAGAGAACTTTGCGCGGAAACCACCGCCTGTTTGTACGCGTTAATACTGCTGATAGAGGCATTAATATTATTGAAGGAGGAGCGCACGGTTTGCACTACGCTACGGTGCGCGCTTTCTAGCTGTTCGCTCGCGCCGACGAAGTTATACTGCGCCTGTTTTACCTGCGAGTTAACCATCCCGCCCTGATACAGCGGCAGGGAGAAGTTCAGGCCGATTTTATTCTGCCCCATGTTGCTATCGTCGTACTGGGCTGAGTTAGTTTTAGAACCGCTATAAGAGGTATCAGAAACGCCGGTTGAGGCCGTTAGATTCAGCGTCGGTAGATGACCGTCCTGCGCCTGGCGGATTTGCTCGCGCGCCAGATCCTGGCTTAAACGCGCTTGCAACAGTGACAGGTTACGGTTTTCCGCTTCCTTCAATAGCGCGTTAACTGCCTTCGGTTTGTCGGTTTTAAAATGCTCGATGTTAAGCGACGCCAGCTCCGGATAATAATTGCCGGTCACCTGACGTAGCTCTTCTACCGCGTTATCCAGGTTGTTACGGGCGGTAACTTCATTCGCCAGTACGGTATCATACTGCGCACGGGCGTTTTGCACGTCGGTAATGGCGACCAGGCCCACGTTAAAACGTTGCGTGGTTTGATCTAACTGACGATAGATCGCCTCTTTTTGCGCCTGGGTATAGGAAAGCACATCAATCGCGTTCAATACCTTAAAATACGCGTTCGCGGTATTGAGGATCAGCGTCTGCTGATCGGTCTGATAGGTCACATCCTGAATGCCCGCTGCTTTTTCTTGCAGGGTAAGCGCACGCCATTTCGACATATCAAACAGCGTCTGCGTTAATTGCAGGGAAGCGCTGGTTGCATTGGAGTTGATGCCGTTCGCATCGCGATAACCGTTGCTGTAGGTGTAGTCGGCACCTAAACCCAGTTGCGGCAGTAAAGGACTACGCGCTTCGTTAATTTTTTCGAATGCAGCATCGCGATCGGCAGCGGATTTACGCAATTCCGGGTTGCTCAGGCGTGCTTGCTGATAAACTTGCATCAGGTTCTCTGCCTGGCTTAGTGTGCTGAACCCCGACAGGCTCAGGCCGATAAGGATGGGGAGCAATTTCTTCATTTGCATTCCTTGTTGTGAAGCAGTATTTAGCGCTGATCAATTTGTAAAAATAATTGCTGATTCTAGCAGAATCCGCCACTGCAAAAAGTTGGCGTTACGTGCCATACGAGCCTTAATTGGCACCAATTTACCACAAGGGTGACAAAACAGCAGTCAACCACCCTTGAAATTCATCATTTAATCATTATTGCTAGCAGGGCAGCACAATGCGTAAATCAGACAACTTGCCAGTTACTTTCACCAAAAGCGATGTAGAAATTATTGCACGGGAAACGCGCTATCGCGGTTTTTTTTCATTGGAGTTGTATCGATTCCGCCATCGTTTATTCAACGGAGAAATGAGTGGCGAGGTAAAGCGCGAAATTTTTGAGCGCGAGCACGCCGCCGTCTTGCTACCCTTTGACCCTGAACGCGACGAAGTGGTGCTGGTCGAACAGATTCGCATTGCCGCGTATGACACAAGCGTTACGCCGTGGCTGCTGGAGATGGTCGCCGGCATGATAGAAGTAGGCGAAACCATTGAGGCGGTCGCCCGGCGGGAGGCGATGGAAGAAGCAGGGCTGACCGTGGGCCGCACCCGTCCGGTCATCAGTTACCTGGCAAGTCCTGGGGGAACCAGCGAGCGCTCATCTATTCTGGTGGGTGAAGTGGACGCCACGACCGCGGTAGGTATTCACGGTCTGGCGGATGAAAACGAAGATATTCGGGTTCATGTGGTAAGCCGGGAGCAGGCATACCAGTGGGTAGAAGAGGGGAAAATCGACAACGCAGCCGCAGTCATCGCTTTACAATGGCTTCAGTTGCATCATCAAGAGTTAAAAAACGAGTGGAAAAAATGAAGCGTTATACACCTGACTTCCCAGAAATGATGCGTTTGTGCGAAACCAATTTTTCGCAATTGCGCCGCCTGCTGCCGCGCAATGACGCCCCCGGTGAAACGGTGAGCTATCAGGTGGGCAACGTACAATATCGGTTAACGATTGTGGAATCGACCCGATACACTACGCTTGTAACGATCGAGCAAACGGCGCCAGCCATCACCTACTGGAGCCTGCCGTCGCTGACGGTGCGCCTCTACCATGATGCGATGGTGGCTGAAGTGTGTTCAAGCCAGCAGATCTTTCGCTTCAAAGCGCGGTATGATTATCCAAATAAAAAGTTGCATCAACGCGACGAAAAGCATCAAATTAATCAGTTTCTGGCCGACTGGCTACGATTCTGTTTAGCACATGGAGCGATGGCGATTCCGGTTTATTAGCGTCGTGAAACCTAAGGACACCATTTGGAAAGCCTGTTAACCCTACCTCTGGCTGGTGAGGCCCGAGTCAGGATTTTACAAATTACAGATACTCACCTGTTTGCCGAAAAGCATGAAACGCTGTTAGGCGTCAATACCTGGGAAAGTTACCAGGCCGTGCTGGAGGCTATTCGGGCGCAACAGTATGAATATGATCTGATCGTGGCGACCGGCGATCTGGCGCAGGATCAATCCGCTGCGGCTTATCAGCATTTTGCTGAGGGTATCGCCAGTTTTCGCGCGCCTTGCGTTTGGCTACCGGGCAATCATGATTTTCAGCCGGCAATGTACAGCGCGCTGCAAGAGGCGGGGATTTCCCCGGCTAAACGCGTGTTAATCGGCGAACAATGGCAGATTTTGTTGCTGGATAGCCAGGTGTTTGGCGTTCCGCATGGCGAATTGAGCGAGTTCCAACTGGAATGGCTTGAGCGTAAGCTCGTTGATGCGCCAGAGAGACAGACATTGCTCCTTTTGCACCACCATCCGTTGCCGGCAGGATGCAGTTGGTTGGATCAGCACAGCTTGCGTAATGCCGGTGAGCTGGATAGCGTGCTGGCGAATTTCCCGCGTGTGAAGTATCTGTTATGCGGACATATTCACCAGGAGCTGGATCTCGACTGGAACGGACGCCGTCTGCTGGCGTCGCCGTCAACCTGCGTACAGTTCAAACCGCACTGCGCGAACTTTACGCTGGATACTATCGCGCCGGGCTGGCGTACGCTGGAGCTCCAGGCGAACGGCGTACTGGAGACGGAGGTGCATCGCCTGCAGGATACCCGGTTCCGACCCGATACCGCTTCGGAAGGATACTGATGTCTACGCTTCTCTATTTGCACGGATTCAACAGTTCCCCTCGCTCGGCAAAAGCGTGCCAGCTAAAAAACTGGCTGGCGGAGCGCCATCCACATGTCGAGATGATCGTCCCTCAACTACCGCCGTATCCTGCCGATGCGGCGGAGTTGCTGGAATCTCTCGTGCTTGAGCATGGCGGCGCGCCATTAGGGCTGGTAGGATCGTCGCTGGGTGGGTATTACGCCACCTGGCTGTCGCAATGTTTTATGCTGCCGGCTGTGGTGGTGAACCCCGCCGTGCGACCCTTTGAATTACTGACCGACTATCTCGGTCAGAACGAGAACCCCTACACTGGACAGCAATATGTGCTAGAGTCTCGCCATATTTACGATCTTAAAGTCATGCAGATTGACCCGCTGGAAGCGCCGGACCTAATCTGGCTACTGCAACAGACGGGCGATGAAGTGCTGGATTACCGCCAGGCGGTGGCATATTACGCCTCCTGCCGTCAGACAGTGACCGAGGGGGGGAATCACGCATTCACGGGCTTCGAAGATTATTTCAACCAGATTGTCGATTTTCTTGGACTGCACAGTTGCTGACAATCAATTCGAATTGCTAATTAAACCATGACGCAAACTTATAACGCTGATGCCATTGAGGTACTCACTGGGCTTGAGCCGGTACGCCGCCGCCCGGGGATGTACACCGATACGACCCGTCCCAACCATTTGGGTCAGGAAGTGATTGATAATAGTGTGGATGAAGCACTGGCAGGTCACGCCAAACGCGTAGATGTCATTTTACATGCCGATCAATCGCTGGAAGTGATTGACGACGGACGCGGGATGCCGGTGGATATTCATCCGGAAGAGGGGGTTCCGGCGGTAGAACTGATCCTCTGTCGGCTTCATGCCGGCGGTAAATTCTCCAATAAGAACTATCAGTTCTCTGGTGGTCTGCATGGAGTGGGGATTTCGGTAGTGAATGCCCTGTCGAAGCGCGTGGAAGTGACCGTGCGCCGCGACGGTCAGGTCTATAACATCGCGTTTGAAAACGGCGAAAAAGTGCAGGATTTGCAGGTGACGGGGACGTGCGGCAAGCGTAACACCGGCACCAGCGTGCATTTCTGGCCGGACGAAAGTTTCTTCGACAGCCCGCGTTTTTCTGTTTCTCGCTTAATGCACGTTCTGAAAGCAAAAGCGGTGTTGTGTCCCGGCGTGGAGATCACTTTTAAAGATGAAGTGAATAACAGCGAGCAGCGCTGGTGCTACCAGGATGGTCTGAACGACTATCTGGGCGAAGCGGTAAACGGCCTGCCGACGCTGCCGGAAAAACCGTTTATCGGTAATTTTAACGGTGAAACGGAAGCGGTTGACTGGGCGCTATTGTGGCTGCCGGAAGGCGGCGAATTACTGACGGAAAGCTATGTGAACCTGATCCCAACCATGCAGGGCGGCACTCACGTGAATGGCCTGCGTCAGGGGTTGCTGGATGCGATGCGCGAATTTTGCGAATACCGCAATATTCTGCCGCGCGGCGTAAAACTGTCGGCGGAAGATATCTGGGATCGCTGCGCTTATGTGCTCTCTGTGAAAATGCAGGACCCGCAATTTGCCGGGCAGACCAAAGAACGTCTGTCGTCGCGTCAGTGCGCGGCATTTGTTTCCGGCGTGGTGAAAGATGCCTTTAGCCTGTGGCTGAACCAGAACGTGCAGGCGGCGGAACAACTGGCAGAGATGGCGATCGCCAGCGCGCAGCGGCGACTGCGCGCCGCAAAAAAAGTGGTGCGTAAAAAGCTCACCAGCGGTCCGGCGTTGCCGGGGAAACTGGCGGACTGTACCGCGCAGGATCTTAATCGGACCGAGCTGTTCCTTGTGGAAGGGGATTCGGCGGGCGGTTCCGCCAAGCAGGCCCGCGATCGCGAATATCAGGCGATCATGCCGCTCAAAGGTAAGATCCTTAATACCTGGGAAGTCTCTTCCGATGAAGTGCTGGCCTCGCAAGAGGTGCATGATATTTCCGTGGCAATCGGTATTGATCCGGACAGCGACGATCTGAGCCAGTTGCGCTACGGTAAGATCTGTATCCTGGCGGATGCGGACTCCGATGGTTTGCACATCGCTACGCTGCTTTGCGCGCTGTTTGTCAGACATTTCCGCGCGCTGGTGAAGAACGGACATGTCTACGTCGCGCTGCCGCCGCTATACCGTATCGATCTGGGTAAAGAGGTCTATTACGCGCTGACGGAAGAAGAAAAGGCGGGCGTACTGGAACAACTGAAGCGTAAGAAAGGCAAGCCGAACGTACAGCGGTTTAAAGGCCTGGGTGAAATGAACCCGATGCAGTTACGCGAAACCACGCTTGATCCGAATACTCGCCGCCTGGTGCAGCTCACCATTAGCGATGAAGACGATCAGCGTACTAACGCGATGATGGATATGTTGCTGGCGAAAAAACGTTCTGAAGATCGACGCCACTGGCTACAGGAAAAAGGCGATCTCGCGGATCTGGATGTGTAACGATTGTTGCACGCTTTATCCGGTCTGCACACCGCAGGCCGGATAAGCGAATCCGGTATGACGCCGTAGCCTGATGGCGACACTTGCGCATCGCATCAGGGCTACGTCAGACGATGGTAATCACTTAAACGCCGGATTCCAGAATACGAATATTCATTTCCAGCACATCGTCTTTTACCGCGTCGCTATAGGCTTTCATATGTGGGGTTTGCAGATGCGCCTCAAGGTGCGCAACGCTTTCCCACTGTTCAATCATCACGATCGAGTCAGGCGCTACAGTCTGAAAACTCACGCCTGCGGCATGATCCACCATCGGCGCGTAACCGTGACAACCCTCTTCTTTAAGAACGGTTGGAATGATTTTCGCAAACTGCTCCAGGACGGCCTGACGGTGATGTTGGCCCGGACGCGTGCGAATTTCGGCAATGACGGTAAGCATGGTTAACTCCTTCTAATTCCAGGATGACCAGTTAAGCAAAAATTTCGCTCAGATGCTTGCGATATTCTGCGGTATAGCGCGGAACATCCGGCATTTTAATCACGTCGTTGGCAATAAACGTTGGCAGAGCTTCCATGCCCAGGAACTGGTTGGCTTTATGGAATGGCAGATAGACGCCATCTACGCCTACGCCGTGGAAAAACTGATCTTTTTCGGTAAATGCTTCCATCGGCGCATTCCACGTCAGTGACAGCATATATTTTTTTCCCTGCGCCAGACCGCCGGAACCGTACTTTTTAGCGGCATCGGAACGCGTGCGGCCATCGCTGGCGTAGAGCGTGCCGTGACCTTCGGTAAAGACATCATCCATATATTTTTTTACTGTCCACGGCGCGCCCATCCACCAGCCTGGCATCTGCCAAATCACCACGTCAGCCCAGACGAAATTCTGCACCTCGTCTTTAATGTCATAGTCGCTGTCGGCACGGACGATCTTAACCTGATGACCCAGATCGCGCAGAAGCCCATCGGCAACTTCGGTCAGGGTGTCATTCAACTGACCGTTGGAGTGCGCGAATTTTTTCGCCCCGTTGATAATCAGTATATTGCTCATTATTTTCCCTCTAAGGAATGCGTTTGCTGCTGATTCTACGCTGACGAGCGGTGCGGTGAAATTAGCAAAATGTGCAAAGCCTTTTGTGATTTTGGCAAAAGACTTTGCTACCAGCGAACCACGGCCTCAAATCCACCTTCCGCAGCGTTGCCAAACGACACTGTCATGCCGTGCAGCGTGGCGATGCGGCGGACTATCGAGAGTCCCAGGCCGCTGCCGGTCACGCTTTGGCCAGGTGGGCGATAAAAACGCTCGCCGATATGCGTCAGAACCTCTGGCGCCACGCCGGAGCCGTTATCTCTGATGGTGAAGCTGCGGGCATGTAAGATAACATCGACGACGCTGCCCTGCGGACTATAGCGAATCGCATTGTCCAGTAGGTTACGCACTAACAGGCTTAAGAGTAGCGGCTGACCGGTACGTATGACGTCATGGGCGTTGAGCTGTAGACGCACGTCGATATTCGCCTGCTGCGCCGGATGATAAATGTCCATTACGGCGGACTGCAGCAGCTCTTCCAGCGAAATCTCCGCCACATCCTGCAAATTATCGAGCGAGTCCAGGCGCGATAACGTCAGTAGCTGATCAACCAGCCGCGTAGCGCGTTCGATTCCCGCATGGAGCTGGGACAGCGCTTTATCTCGCGTCAGCGGATCGTCGCCCGAGAGTTGCGCCACCTCGGTTTGTACTTTCAGCGCGGCCAGCGGGCTGCGTAATTCATGCGCGGCGTCGGAGGTAAATCGCCGTTCGCGCACCATCATGGAGTGGATGCGGCTAAAAAGCTGATTAAGCGCTTCGACCAGTGGGCGAACCTCGCTCGGTACGCCTTTGGCGTCGAGCGGTGTTTCCGATTCCGGCGACCGGAAGCGTAGCGCCTGCGCCAGCTTCTTCAACGGTCTGAGCTCGCGGTGAAGCAGGAGTAATAAAATCAGCAACATGAACGGGAGGGCGATCAGCCACGGCGTTAATTGCGCCGCCACGATCGCCAGCGCCATATCTTCGCGGTAATCCCACTCCTGACCGACGACGATACGATACTTACCGTCCGCCGAGTTCAACCACAAAAAACGCCAGAGGTCGTTGTCATCTTTCAGATAGCCATTGTCGAAACCTTCACGGCGATAGCGATACGGAATATCCTGGCCGTTGTCGCCATCATGCAGCAACATTTTGCCGTCAGCGGAAAAGATGGCGAACGCCAGCGCATCGTCATCGATATGCCCATGTTTTAATTTCTTTGGCGTATGAGCCATGCGCTGCGGGGCGTTGATCTCGTTAAGATCGAGGGTGCTAAGCCGTCTGGCGAACAGCATCAACTGTGTGTCAAACAACTCGTCGACATTATCCGTCGTCTTTCTCCAGGCCACAAAACTGGAAATTGCCCAGGTGATGGAGACCAGAATCAGGAAAATAAGCGTCAGCCTGACGCGCAGGCTAAGACGTTGCGTCAATTTCATGCGTCACCCAGGGTGTAGCCGATGCCGTGTACGGTGCGAATAAATTCGCTGCCGAGCTTGCGGCGTAAATGATGAACATGGACTTCCACTGCATTGCTGGAAACATCGTCATCCCAGTTATACAGCTTCTCTTCAATAAGCTTGCGCGGCAGCACGCGACCTTTGTTGCGCAGTAGTAGTTCCAGCAACGCGAACTCTTTCGGTTTTAGGGCTAGAGGTTCGCCGGCAAGCGTCGCGACGAGATTACCTGGATTGAGCATCACCTGGCCGTGGCGCAATTCGCTACTGGCCTGACCACTGGCGCGGCGTACCAGCGCCTCCAGACGGGCAGCGACCTCAATGAGCGCAAAAGGTTTACATAAATAGTCATCGGCGCCCAGACGTAGCCCCTCGACGCGCTCTGCTAACGCATCGCGCGCCGTCAGGATCAGTACCGGTTCCTGTTTACCCTTTTCGCGCCATTCGCGCAAAATATCCCGTCCGTCCATTCCTGGCAGCGTCAAATCTAAAATGACCGCGTCATAAGGCGCGCTGTAAAGCGCCTCTTTGCCCGGACGTCCCTCGGTAAACCAGTCGACGCTGAAACCCATTTTACTCAGACCCGCTTTTATGCCATCGCCAATAAGTGTGTCATCTTCTACCAGTAAAATTCGCATCTGTTCTTCCCTGCGGTAACTCGCGTTACCGTCAGTTAACCTTGTCGCCGCAGGTGATGTACAGAAAAAAAGAATCTTTTTTTGCCTTAAGAAGTTGTTAAGGATTAACTTATTAAATGGATCTGAAACGACATGAAAGGGAAAAGTAATCATGAAAAAATTAGCTGCAATCGTTGCCGTTATGGCACTGTGTTCTACCCCGGTTTTGGCGGCTCAGCAGGGCGGTTTCTCCGGCCCGTCGGCGACGCAAACGCAAGGCGGCGGATTTGTCGGCCCGAACGGCAGCAGCACGACGGTAGAGAGCGCTAAATCGCTGCGTGACGATGCGTGGGTAACGCTGCGCGGAAATATCGTCGAGCGCATTTCCGACGACCTGTATCTGTTTAAAGATGCTACCGGTACTATCAATGTGGATATTGACCACAAGCGCTGGAACGGCCTGACCATAACCCCGCAGGATACCGTTGAAATTCAGGGCGAAGTGGATAAGGACTGGAATTCCGTTGAAATTGACGTGAAACAGATTACTAAAGCCAATAAATAGTCGCTTAAATAGTGAAAAAAACGATGCCGCTTGATACGAATCGGCATCGTTTTATAAATGCGTTAATCCCAGTTGCCGTATGGGTAGGTTTTGCCTTTAATGAAATCCTGTGTTGACTGTAGGAAGTTGAAGGAACCGCCCGAGACGACGTAGTCTTTACAGATGTTCAGGTCGTTGCCGGAGCGGGTCCTCATCTTCAGGGGCTTGACGGGAAGACTGGGGCGTCCGGCGACATCAGAAAACCAGATCTTGACTTTACCGCCTGGAGACAAACCAAACACCATCCTGTCGTACCAGACGGCATGCCCATTCCATGTATGGTCAGCGGGAGTTTTCATGCGCAGCCAGGTTTCAGGCCCGAAGACGGCGCTGGTTTCGTAGGTTTTCTGATCAATATAGGACTCCCAGCAGAAGACAATATACTGCGGGGGCTTTTTGACTTTGTTGAACTGACCGCCAAAGCCGTGCGCATTCTCAGGCCATCTATCAACAGAACCAGGATCCCAGGAGGTAGTATCAAGCGTGTTAAATGTATACAGATAACCATCCGTGTCGATGACTCTTGCATGGTTTACTATCGAAGGTAATTCTCTGGGCGTGATAAATAAAAAAAACCACTCGCCATAAGGCAGCGTCCAGTCCCCGCTGGCGGCCTGTTTTGACTGTAAAGGGTGCGGTTTCTGCGGGCTACAGGCGGTGATTGCCAGCAGCACGGTGAGTGTAAGTAGCCTGTGCATGCTCATCCCCGTTAATCCCAGTTGCCATAAGGGTAGGTTTTGCCTTTGTTTAAATCTTCAATGGACTGAATACCGTCATAGCTTTCCGCCGGGGTGTTGTAGTCTTTGCAAATGTTCAGATCGCTGCCGGAGCGGGTCCTCATCTTCAGGGGCTTGACGGGAAGACTGGGGCGTCCGGCGACATCCGGGAACCAGACTTTGACTTTACCGCCGGGGGAGAGACCGAAGAGGATATTGCTATACCAGATCGCTTCTCCATTACTCCATGTATGGTCAGCGGGAGTTTTCATGCGTAGCCAGGTTTCGGGCCCAAACATGGCGCTGGTCTCATAGGTTTTTTTGTCAGCATAAGAATCCCAGCAGAAGACAATGTACTGCGGGGGTTTTTTGACTTTGTTGAAGATGATGCTGGGGCCATGCACGCTTGAAGCCCATTTGTTGATGGAGTCCGGCCCTTGGGCGGTCTGGTCCAGGGTGTTAAAGGTATAAAGATAACCATCGGTATCGATTACCCGCACATGAGTGGCTTCAGCGGTCAAATCCCATGGCGTGATAAAAGAGAAGCTCCACTCGCCATAAGGCAGCGTCCAGTCCCCGCTGGCGGCCTGTTTTGACTGTAAAGGGTGCGGTTTCTGCGGGCTACAGGCGGTGATTGCCAGCAAAAGCGCAAGTGTCAGTACGTTATGTCTTTTCATCATTTCTTTCCGTCCATGTTATAAATTGTTCGTATCCAGTTTTTGTCCGGCCTGTTCACAAAGCTGATGGTTTCCGACGCTGAAGCGCCGCCCTGTAACTCCCCGCTTTGCTTAAGTTCCACCGCGTTCCAGTGGGCTGAGCAATGAATATATTTCCTGGCAATGATATCTACGTCTTCAGGTGCAAAACTGGTGGCGGCGACATGTTGACGAGCCGCTTTGCCCATCAGTCGGGCGTGTTCACAGAACGGCTTAAGTTCATCAGGAAGTCGGTGTTTAGGGATCTGATTAATATCATCGAACACCGCACCTGCTTCTGTCGCCGCATCGACCATTACCCGTAGCGCCACCTTTGACCAGTCGAAACTGACGATACGATGGCGCAGCGTCAGGGCGGCAAAGGCACGTTTTTGCGGCTGACTGTAACGATCAGGTGGGGCGAAATCGTCTTCCCACACTTCCGGGGTGATCGCATTGGTACGAATAATGGGCATGATCGCGGGCGAATGTTCCAATACCTGTAGCTGCGCCATTGTCTGCGGGTAAATGTGAGATTGCGCCCCAGACTGATTCTGCGGCAGAGTGTCTACCTGCGGGCGGGTGAGAAAGAGATCTTCGCGTAGCTGCGGTAGATATCCGCCGCCGATATCGGAATGCACGCCAGGGAGTGCCAGTTCCGGCCAGGCGGGGGCGACGCTGTTAAGGGCGAAGTTATAGCGGCACTCGTGCAGGGCGGTGAGATGAAAAACTTTCTGTGCTACGCCGGGACGCAGGTGGATGTTGACATTGCCAGTATCGGCGCTGTGCGGATCGAGACCATTCGCCAGCGTGCCGACGGCCGCTACGGTATCCATGATACCGAGAAAGCGGGTTTTACCTGCGGGCGCGCCACGGTAGCTAATTTTGCCCATGCCTGCTGAAATGGCGTTGATAATCGCGCGGTCTTCAGACTGAATACGGTTGGCAAAGTGGCGGGCCGCTGCCGCACCGCGGCTAAAGCCGAAGATATCGAACAACAGTTTATCTACAGCAAACTTCCCTTGCAGTAAAGCAAGCGTGGCATCAATCGCTTTAGCCAGCAGCGCTACCGCCTCGTCGGTTTTGGCAATAATCCCGGTCTCTGCGGTGCCCAGCCCCAGACCTATCGGGTTGTCGCCTGCGCGGGTGCCAATGCCTTCAACATAGACAGCGCCCTGTGTATAGCCGCCGTCTGGCGGAAACGTTTGTTCATACGACTCATTTAACCAGTGAATATTTGTGTAATACCCCAGATAGCTGCCGGCCCCAATCCCGCTGACCCCCATTTTCTCCGAGGCATTTCTTGTGAGAATGCTTTCTGCGTCAGGGTCGTTGATATCAAAGTGCTGCGCGGTGAGGGCTTCAAGCATGTTCCGGGTGTTCACCGCGTTGTTGCCGGTGCCGTCGAAGAATATCCCCAGCACCAGCGTTACCTTACGCTCCGGCGGATCAGCAGGGAGCATGGTTTTCTGTACCGCCGGGAAAAGATGGGCGTCATTATCCGGTGTTAG
Proteins encoded in this window:
- the qseC gene encoding two-component system sensor histidine kinase, with the protein product MKLTQRLSLRVRLTLIFLILVSITWAISSFVAWRKTTDNVDELFDTQLMLFARRLSTLDLNEINAPQRMAHTPKKLKHGHIDDDALAFAIFSADGKMLLHDGDNGQDIPYRYRREGFDNGYLKDDNDLWRFLWLNSADGKYRIVVGQEWDYREDMALAIVAAQLTPWLIALPFMLLILLLLLHRELRPLKKLAQALRFRSPESETPLDAKGVPSEVRPLVEALNQLFSRIHSMMVRERRFTSDAAHELRSPLAALKVQTEVAQLSGDDPLTRDKALSQLHAGIERATRLVDQLLTLSRLDSLDNLQDVAEISLEELLQSAVMDIYHPAQQANIDVRLQLNAHDVIRTGQPLLLSLLVRNLLDNAIRYSPQGSVVDVILHARSFTIRDNGSGVAPEVLTHIGERFYRPPGQSVTGSGLGLSIVRRIATLHGMTVSFGNAAEGGFEAVVRW
- the ygiX gene encoding DNA-binding transcriptional regulator QseB → MRILLVEDDTLIGDGIKAGLSKMGFSVDWFTEGRPGKEALYSAPYDAVILDLTLPGMDGRDILREWREKGKQEPVLILTARDALAERVEGLRLGADDYLCKPFALIEVAARLEALVRRASGQASSELRHGQVMLNPGNLVATLAGEPLALKPKEFALLELLLRNKGRVLPRKLIEEKLYNWDDDVSSNAVEVHVHHLRRKLGSEFIRTVHGIGYTLGDA
- the ygiW_1 gene encoding Protein ygiW precursor; this translates as MKKLAAIVAVMALCSTPVLAAQQGGFSGPSATQTQGGGFVGPNGSSTTVESAKSLRDDAWVTLRGNIVERISDDLYLFKDATGTINVDIDHKRWNGLTITPQDTVEIQGEVDKDWNSVEIDVKQITKANK
- a CDS encoding putative lipoprotein → MSMHRLLTLTVLLAITACSPQKPHPLQSKQAASGDWTLPYGEWFFLFITPRELPSIVNHARVIDTDGYLYTFNTLDTTSWDPGSVDRWPENAHGFGGQFNKVKKPPQYIVFCWESYIDQKTYETSAVFGPETWLRMKTPADHTWNGHAVWYDRMVFGLSPGGKVKIWFSDVAGRPSLPVKPLKMRTRSGNDLNICKDYVVSGGSFNFLQSTQDFIKGKTYPYGNWD
- a CDS encoding putative lipoprotein, which translates into the protein MMKRHNVLTLALLLAITACSPQKPHPLQSKQAASGDWTLPYGEWSFSFITPWDLTAEATHVRVIDTDGYLYTFNTLDQTAQGPDSINKWASSVHGPSIIFNKVKKPPQYIVFCWDSYADKKTYETSAMFGPETWLRMKTPADHTWSNGEAIWYSNILFGLSPGGKVKVWFPDVAGRPSLPVKPLKMRTRSGSDLNICKDYNTPAESYDGIQSIEDLNKGKTYPYGNWD
- the hcpA_2 gene encoding VgrG protein, yielding MGNLIYLTLEGNIQGQISAGCSSQASVGNRHQLGHENAIFVFSLTQAESGSKGDIHHHGLHFCKLLDKSSPLLSNAINNNERLKMTFDIYRINRYGRMEKYYLIELRGATIQAISLQSKMNDMDYEYITVDYDYILCRHLIAGTEFDYLLTPDNDAHLFPAVQKTMLPADPPERKVTLVLGIFFDGTGNNAVNTRNMLEALTAQHFDINDPDAESILTRNASEKMGVSGIGAGSYLGYYTNIHWLNESYEQTFPPDGGYTQGAVYVEGIGTRAGDNPIGLGLGTAETGIIAKTDEAVALLAKAIDATLALLQGKFAVDKLLFDIFGFSRGAAAARHFANRIQSEDRAIINAISAGMGKISYRGAPAGKTRFLGIMDTVAAVGTLANGLDPHSADTGNVNIHLRPGVAQKVFHLTALHECRYNFALNSVAPAWPELALPGVHSDIGGGYLPQLREDLFLTRPQVDTLPQNQSGAQSHIYPQTMAQLQVLEHSPAIMPIIRTNAITPEVWEDDFAPPDRYSQPQKRAFAALTLRHRIVSFDWSKVALRVMVDAATEAGAVFDDINQIPKHRLPDELKPFCEHARLMGKAARQHVAATSFAPEDVDIIARKYIHCSAHWNAVELKQSGELQGGASASETISFVNRPDKNWIRTIYNMDGKK